The Algoriphagus sanaruensis genome window below encodes:
- the rny gene encoding ribonuclease Y: MADVLFIILAALAGLGGGAALAGFFIKNKHAKLEEETKERVKSMLREAEVNAEAIKKDRILEAKEKFLKMKAEFDEEMSNKKNIIITNENKVKQLQQQVSKDQEQLKRKEAELDSKKENLNAQLHAVQVKKEELDRVTNQRIADLEKIAGMTREEAREQLISMLTEEAQTKASSQIKDILDEAKLTATKQAKKIVLDTIQRTATEHAVENCVSVFNIESDDIKGKIIGREGRNIRALEAATGVEIVVDDTPEAIIISGFDPVRREIARLSLHRLVQDGRIHPARIEEVVAKTEKNIEEEIVEIGERTCIDLGIHGLHPELIKMVGRMRFRSSYGQNLLQHSREVAKLAATMAAEMGLNAKLAKRAGLLHDIGKVWPEEQELPHAILGMELAKRYKEHPEICNAIGAHHDEIEMTSMISPIVQASDAISGSRPGARREIMDSYVKRLKELEELALNFDGVNKCFAMQAGRELRILVDADSVDDQKAGKLSFDISQKIEKEMQYPGQIKVTVIREMRAVNYAR, from the coding sequence ATGGCAGACGTACTATTTATCATCCTTGCAGCCCTAGCGGGGCTTGGTGGGGGTGCCGCTTTGGCGGGCTTTTTTATCAAAAATAAACATGCAAAACTTGAGGAGGAGACGAAAGAGCGGGTGAAATCCATGCTTCGTGAAGCCGAAGTAAATGCTGAAGCGATCAAAAAAGATCGAATCCTTGAAGCAAAGGAAAAATTCCTGAAAATGAAGGCTGAGTTTGATGAGGAGATGAGCAACAAGAAAAACATCATCATCACCAACGAAAACAAAGTCAAACAACTCCAGCAACAAGTTTCCAAAGATCAGGAGCAACTCAAGCGAAAAGAAGCTGAACTTGACAGTAAGAAGGAGAACCTAAACGCGCAGCTTCATGCAGTCCAGGTTAAAAAAGAAGAATTGGATCGAGTGACCAATCAGCGAATTGCTGATCTGGAAAAAATTGCCGGGATGACTCGAGAAGAGGCTAGGGAGCAATTGATTTCCATGTTGACTGAGGAGGCTCAAACCAAGGCATCTTCTCAGATCAAAGACATCCTAGATGAGGCGAAACTCACTGCGACCAAGCAGGCGAAAAAAATCGTCTTGGATACAATCCAGCGAACTGCTACGGAACATGCGGTCGAAAATTGTGTGTCCGTATTTAATATCGAAAGTGACGATATCAAAGGTAAAATCATCGGACGTGAGGGCAGAAATATCCGGGCCCTTGAAGCAGCTACTGGGGTTGAAATCGTAGTTGATGATACGCCGGAAGCCATCATTATTTCTGGCTTTGATCCGGTACGAAGAGAGATCGCGAGACTTTCTCTTCATCGATTAGTTCAGGATGGTCGAATTCACCCAGCCAGAATTGAGGAAGTGGTAGCAAAGACCGAGAAAAACATCGAGGAAGAAATCGTAGAAATCGGTGAAAGAACTTGTATTGATTTGGGAATCCATGGGCTTCATCCTGAATTGATCAAGATGGTAGGTCGTATGAGATTCCGATCTTCTTACGGACAGAATCTACTACAACACTCAAGAGAAGTGGCGAAGTTGGCAGCAACTATGGCTGCGGAAATGGGCCTAAATGCCAAGCTGGCAAAACGAGCTGGCTTATTGCACGATATTGGAAAGGTTTGGCCGGAAGAGCAAGAATTGCCTCACGCTATCCTGGGTATGGAGCTAGCCAAGCGGTACAAAGAACATCCTGAAATTTGCAATGCAATCGGTGCTCACCACGATGAAATCGAAATGACTTCGATGATTTCTCCAATCGTTCAGGCTTCTGATGCGATTTCTGGTTCTCGTCCTGGAGCCCGTAGAGAAATTATGGATAGCTATGTGAAGCGCCTCAAAGAGCTTGAGGAGTTAGCTTTGAATTTTGATGGGGTTAATAAGTGCTTTGCAATGCAGGCTGGACGCGAACTCAGAATTTTGGTGGACGCTGACAGTGTAGATGATCAGAAGGCTGGCAAACTTTCCTTCGACATCTCCCAAAAAATCGAAAAAGAAATGCAGTATCCTGGGCAAATCAAAGTAACTGTAATTCGCGAGATGCGAGCAGTGAATTATGCTCGATAA
- a CDS encoding cell division protein ZapA: METLAIRVKIGDREYPMRVKPQDEAKIRHAGKLINEKLRRYKAEFGLDDSTDLLAMVAFDCMVESLETNEVNSEDSEHIQRSLSHISALLTKAI; encoded by the coding sequence ATGGAGACGCTGGCCATCAGAGTGAAAATCGGAGATAGGGAATATCCCATGCGAGTCAAACCTCAAGATGAGGCAAAGATTAGACATGCTGGGAAATTGATAAATGAAAAATTGAGGAGATATAAAGCAGAGTTTGGCTTAGATGACTCCACAGATTTGTTGGCTATGGTAGCCTTTGACTGCATGGTTGAATCATTAGAAACCAATGAAGTCAATTCGGAAGACTCCGAGCACATTCAGCGAAGTCTTTCCCATATTTCCGCTTTGTTGACCAAGGCGATTTGA
- the pheT gene encoding phenylalanine--tRNA ligase subunit beta: protein MKISINRLKQYISLTESPEEIAALLTRSGLEVEAVEEFVSVPGGLEGIVIGEVLTCEKHPDADKLSITTVDIGLEAPSQIVCGASNVAAGQKVVVATVGAKLYPTQGEPFEIKKAKIRGQVSEGMICAEDEIGIGTSHAGIMVLNTDLPNGTPAKDYFEVSQDHILEIGLTPNRADAASHLGVARDLKALLHRSICLPEGKELAKETQGTSISVEVQNPEDCPRYAGIVVTDLKVAPSPQWLQNFLRSLGLEPINNVVDITNFILHDLGQPLHAFDAEKITDGKITVGKLSKGTSFVTLDEKERKLSGDELMICDTKGGLCIAGVFGGKGSGVSDQTQTIFLESAYFSPDIIRKGSQFHGLKTDASFRFERGTDPNMPVYALQRAVELLQEIAGGKVASELIDLYPNPIKDFVVEVEYAHINRLIGKKIDPSEVKTILESLDIQLENETEIGFTARVKPYRVDVTREADIIEEILRIHGFHQVELSEKLSTDFLADHPVKDLNKLQYRMTEMLAGLGYFELITNSLTKPQYAEKSGFLDPAQGVEIYNKLSEDLGVMRQTLLFSGLEVMAHNINRKQSDIRAFEFGTVYQKSESGYKEGRRLAIFHSGNRSLESWIEPAKSFAFSDLFAAVERILERLNIEPSAMDVIESAPFSYGLILKLGEKEIGRLGLVDEKMLKLAEVRQDVWYADLDWDLLTKKASGLKKYQEISKFPEVRRDLSLVIDKTTSYSQVKAIAEKAGGKLVKRIGVFDVYQGDKIDAGKKAYALSFILQDQENTLTDKVIDHTMSKLMKAFQEQVGAVIRS from the coding sequence ATGAAAATCTCGATTAATCGACTCAAACAATACATTTCGCTGACGGAAAGTCCTGAAGAAATTGCAGCTCTGTTGACCCGTTCTGGATTAGAAGTAGAAGCAGTGGAGGAATTTGTTTCTGTGCCCGGAGGATTGGAAGGAATCGTGATCGGAGAGGTTCTTACTTGTGAGAAACATCCCGATGCAGATAAGCTTTCTATCACTACTGTGGACATCGGGTTAGAAGCTCCTTCGCAGATTGTCTGTGGTGCATCCAATGTCGCAGCTGGTCAAAAAGTAGTAGTAGCCACTGTAGGTGCAAAATTGTATCCGACCCAAGGGGAACCTTTTGAAATTAAAAAAGCAAAAATCCGAGGTCAAGTATCTGAGGGAATGATTTGTGCGGAGGATGAAATTGGAATCGGTACTTCCCATGCCGGAATTATGGTTTTGAACACTGACCTTCCAAATGGAACACCAGCAAAAGATTATTTCGAGGTGAGCCAGGATCATATTTTGGAAATCGGTTTAACACCAAATCGGGCAGATGCAGCCTCCCATTTGGGGGTAGCAAGGGATTTAAAGGCCTTGCTTCATCGTTCGATATGTTTACCTGAGGGAAAAGAATTAGCTAAAGAGACTCAAGGCACCTCTATTTCAGTAGAGGTCCAAAATCCAGAGGATTGTCCACGGTATGCGGGCATTGTTGTGACAGACTTAAAAGTCGCTCCTTCTCCTCAATGGCTCCAGAACTTCCTCCGCTCGCTCGGGCTTGAACCAATTAACAACGTGGTGGACATTACCAACTTTATCCTTCACGACCTTGGTCAGCCTTTACATGCCTTCGATGCAGAAAAGATTACTGATGGTAAAATCACGGTAGGAAAACTTTCCAAAGGCACTTCTTTTGTCACTTTGGATGAAAAGGAACGTAAGCTTTCTGGCGATGAGTTGATGATTTGCGATACTAAAGGAGGATTGTGTATTGCTGGAGTTTTTGGAGGTAAAGGTTCTGGAGTGAGTGATCAAACCCAAACGATTTTCCTTGAATCCGCCTATTTCTCCCCAGATATAATTCGAAAAGGCTCTCAGTTTCATGGATTGAAAACGGATGCATCATTCCGATTTGAGCGAGGAACTGATCCCAATATGCCTGTATATGCATTGCAGCGCGCAGTGGAATTGCTACAAGAAATCGCCGGAGGAAAGGTTGCCTCAGAACTGATTGATCTTTATCCAAATCCGATCAAAGACTTTGTAGTGGAAGTAGAATATGCTCACATCAATCGTCTGATTGGTAAAAAAATCGACCCTTCGGAAGTAAAAACCATCTTGGAAAGTTTAGATATCCAATTGGAAAATGAAACTGAAATTGGATTTACAGCTCGAGTAAAACCATACCGTGTAGACGTGACTCGGGAGGCAGACATTATTGAAGAAATTTTGAGAATTCATGGCTTCCATCAGGTAGAACTGTCTGAAAAATTAAGCACTGATTTTCTCGCGGATCATCCTGTGAAGGATCTCAATAAGCTTCAATATCGCATGACCGAAATGCTAGCCGGGTTGGGGTATTTTGAATTGATTACAAATAGCTTGACAAAGCCACAATATGCGGAGAAGTCAGGCTTTCTTGACCCAGCTCAAGGTGTTGAAATTTACAACAAGCTAAGTGAGGATTTGGGTGTGATGCGTCAGACTTTGCTTTTTTCAGGATTGGAGGTCATGGCGCATAATATCAACCGAAAGCAATCAGATATTCGAGCCTTCGAATTTGGAACAGTCTATCAAAAATCGGAATCAGGCTATAAAGAAGGTCGGCGACTGGCTATTTTCCATTCAGGGAATAGAAGTTTGGAAAGTTGGATCGAGCCAGCGAAGTCTTTTGCATTTTCTGATTTGTTTGCAGCTGTGGAACGGATTCTTGAGCGGTTGAATATTGAACCTTCTGCAATGGACGTGATCGAATCTGCACCTTTTTCTTACGGTTTGATTTTAAAATTGGGAGAAAAGGAAATTGGACGTTTAGGACTGGTGGATGAAAAAATGCTGAAACTGGCGGAAGTTCGTCAGGATGTGTGGTATGCGGATCTGGATTGGGATTTGTTAACCAAAAAGGCATCTGGACTCAAAAAATATCAGGAGATTTCAAAATTCCCTGAGGTTCGAAGAGACTTATCGCTAGTGATTGACAAAACGACCAGCTATAGTCAAGTCAAAGCAATCGCTGAAAAAGCAGGAGGCAAATTAGTGAAGCGAATTGGAGTATTTGACGTGTATCAAGGAGATAAAATTGATGCAGGGAAAAAAGCCTATGCCTTAAGCTTTATTCTTCAAGATCAAGAAAATACACTAACGGACAAGGTTATTGATCATACAATGAGTAAATTGATGAAGGCGTTTCAAGAACAAGTGGGCGCTGTAATCAGAAGTTGA